The proteins below come from a single Garra rufa chromosome 3, GarRuf1.0, whole genome shotgun sequence genomic window:
- the aqp9b gene encoding aquaporin-9b gives MDRMENLRNLRERCTLRRDIIREFLAELLGTFVLILFGCGSVAQTVLSREKQGENLTIHFGFTLGVMLAVYMAGGVSGGHVNPAVSLAMVVLGKLPLKKFPVYVIAQFLGAFAGSCAVYCLYYGAFASFANGEWFVVGENATAGIFASYPREGLSLLNGFIDQVIGTGALVLCILAIIDKKNMGAPKGMEPLMVGLSILAIGVSMALNCGYPINPARDLGPRLFTAMAGWGLEVFSAGNGWWWVPVVGPMVGGVVGALIYFLMIELHHPEPERNLDDDSIKDKYELNTVN, from the exons ATGGATCGTATGGAAAACTTAAGAAATTTGAGGGAGAGATGCACCCTGAGGCGGGACATCATCAGAGAGTTTCTGGCGGAATTACTGGGGACGTTCGTATTAATA CTCTTTGGTTGTGGTTCAGTGGCCCAGACTGTTCTCAGCAGAGAAAAACAAGGAGAAAATCTCACTATCCACTTTGGCTTTACTCTAGGGGTGATGCTGGCTGTGTACATGGCAGGAGGCGTGTCAG GTGGACATGTGAACCCAGCTGTTTCTCTGGCTATGGTTGTCTTGGGAAAACTCCCGTTAAAGAAATTTCCTGTCTATGTGATAGCGCAATTTCTAGGTGCCTTTGCAGGGTCTTGTGCTGTCTACTGTCTGTACTATG GTGCCTTTGCAAGTTTTGCTAATGGAGAATGGTTTGTAGTAGGTGAAAATGCCACAGCAGGTATCTTTGCCTCATATCCACGTGAAGGTCTCTCATTGTTAAATGGATTCATTGATCAG GTGATTGGCACAGGCGCCCTGGTCCTCTGTATTTTAGCCATTATAGATAAGAAGAATATGGGGGCACCTAAAGGAATGGAGCCGCTGATGGTTGGTCTGAGCATCCTGGCTATTGGAGTGTCCATGGCACTGAACTGCGGCTATCCTATCAACCCTGCCAGAGACTTGGGACCTCGGCTCTTCACTGCTATGGCAGGATGGGGACTAGAGGTGTTCAG TGCTGGAAATGGCTGGTGGTGGGTTCCAGTGGTCGGGCCGATGGTGGGTGGTGTGGTTGGGGCGTTGATCTACTTCCTGATGATTGAGCTGCATCACCCCGAGCCTGAGAGGAACCTTGACGACGACAGCATCAAAGATAAATATGAACTAAACACCGTAAACTAA